The Selenomonadales bacterium genome includes the window ACTGGGACCATAATCTTACAGTGGGCGATACTGCTTGGTCTTGCCCTCTTAACTAACCATTGGCTGGCCAAAATGATCGGCGGCTCAGCTGGCAAGCCAGATTTGCCCGTCGCAGGGCACTCCCTACCGGGACAAGGAGGTTAGAAGATGTCACCTGCATCCATAGTAATGATGGTTGTTACGCTGGCTTTTCATTTCGGCGCAGTCTGGTGGCTAGCAAACCGCGCCATGGCTGCTAAATCGAAAGAATAGACGACCACGACAACAGAGAGCACCGCGGGGTGCTCTCTCGTCTATCGCGCCACAAATCGCGCTATCCCCCTGTAAATGGCCAGCGCCACTCGGGCTTGATAGTGCTCGGTCTGTAACAGCCTAGCTTCTTCGGGGTTGGAGATGAACCCGGCCTCGACTATGACAGCCGGGCACGCTGTCTTCTCTAAGATGTAGTAATCACCCGCTGCGGCCAAGCGGGTCGTGTTCTGCAGTGTTTCTCGCAGGGACTCCTGTATGGTAACCGCCAGACGCTTTGATTCGCTTGATTCCGCCGCAAAGAACACCTGCGCGCCGTACCACCGCCGCGCGGCCATGCTGTTTAGGTGCACTGATACTAGGAGCGAGGCCCGACTCGCGTTAATCAGTGCGACGCGGCGGGAGAGGTCCTGGCGCTTGCGGCGCGAATACTGGTGCCCGAGGTTCGCGTCGCTTAGATCCGTGTCTATCTCGCGCGTCATTACGACCGTTGCCCCGCTTGCTTCCAACAACTCGCGCAGCTTAAGTGCAATAGCGAGCACAATATCCTTTTCGTGCACCCCTTGCGGGCCAAGGGCCCCCGGGTCTACCCCGCCGTGCCCAGGGTCTATGGCGATAGTCTGCCCCGCGAGCGGCTGCGCTGAGGTCACACGTACGTCGAGTTGCCGCACGACTGCGAGCGGGCCAACGAGAACTAGAAGGGCAATCAGTAGCACTGTTAGCCTTCGCACCAACTGCATCCCTCCTGCGAATGTCTGCCTATGGATATCTATTAGGCGCCGTCGCACGGAAGAACCGCGAAGATAGGTCTCCTCTAGAGATCAAGGTGATACCGTACTTTTTCACTGGCGTACTGGGTATAGGTCAGATACTTGTCGCGCTGCAACCTCCCGATCAAGATATAGGGTGGTATGCTTTGCTTCGCACAAAACTGACGTATATGCGGCAAATCGAGTTCAGAAGCTGCCACAAATGCACTGTACTTCTCTGGATCAATCAAGACATCGGCGGCAAATTCATTGGCACGCCGCTCAACTTCAGTGCTTGCCGTTTCAAAATCAACCAAGCGGTCAGTAATGTCGCCATTTAGGATGTGCCCGATTTCATGAAAGAGGGTAAACCAAAAGATATCGGCATACTTTCGCCTAACGGTCATTACTAAGCTGAGCGTGTCGTCTTTGTTTCGGGTAATCACGCCGTGAACAGGCGCCCCGGGAATATGCTTCACTATCGCGAATTTAATGCCGCACTCAGCGAAATAGTGCTTGAGTTTGAAGCGAATCGTGTCTATATCCTCAAAGGTAAGCATGCGAATCATGGGCAATCGCTGTCTTAACATACTGAGGTCTAACGCATGGTGGACATGCTCTCTTCCCATGAGCACATCACAGACCTTAAGCCAAGCCAGCAGGATGTATGGATCCACCTTTTCAACCGTGGCCAGACGATAAGCCCCTACTTGTGACAGCTCTGAAAGCCTCTCCAAATTACTGACGTTTAGCAGCTTGCGCCACTCAATGACAAGAGCTGGCCCTTGCACATCGTCGGCTAACAAGCCCTCTTCTTTTGCCCACGTTGTCACTGTCGCCAATACCTGCAAGACTGCCGTTTCTTTGCCAGAAATCTGGTTGTACTCCTCGTAGTCCGCTAACTCCTTGTCGTAGTTGGCCTGGAGGTTAACCCAAAACATAGCGTCAATCCCCAGGGCATACTCTAGCTTCTTGGCAAAGGAAGCGGAAATAGGCTTTTTGCAGTTGACGATGCCGCTGACGTGCGGCTCCTTCACACCGGTTCTAAGTGCCAACTCGCGTTGGGTCATGTGTCGGTCCTCTAGTATTTCCTTCAGCGTTTCTCCCGGATGAATAATGAACTCACGGGACAAGCCACTCATTCTTTCCACCATGATAATCCACCACCCCCTTAACTATTACTGCATCGCACTCATGCAACGTTTCGGCAACTCCAAGTGCGCTATGCGGCTTAACTATCAACCTTACATTCCCCGTAACTCCAATTGCAAAGTAGCCTTTCAGTCCTCCAACAAGAGGATGCGGCCTTCCGAGCCCGGTAGCCATATATGCCCCAAAGTTCGGCGCCGCTCTGAGCTGATCTAATCTCTTTTTTGTGGTACGAGCCATGTCGCTGCCGATTTTCCTCTGCATTACAGCTAAGTCAGTGAAGACTTTGCGAACTGACTCAGCCTCATACTCAACTAGCATCCTCAGCGACCACCGCCTAACTTATCTAATAGGTTAACTTAACTGTTAGGTTAATTGTAGGCCAAGTGTCGCTACACGTCAAGAGCTGCGGCGACTTATTGCCGCACTGCGGGTCGAAGATTTGTCCGACGGATGCACGTGTGCTATACTAATTTCATCCCCCGTTAGAGGATGTAAGAGGAGGAGTTTTTAACGTGTCGCAACACCCACACCCGCAAAGCAAGAATGTCATCAATCGGCTCGCGCGCATTGCCGGTCATGCTGAGGCTGTCAAGCGCATGGCTGAGGAAGGCCGGGAGTGCAGTGAACTCTTGGTTCAGATATCAGCGGTCATTTCAGCGCTCAACAGCGTAGGCAAGGTAGTGCTCGAAGACCACATCAGTCACTGTCTAATAGACGGTGGTAATCCCGAGCAACGCGAAATGCTCAATGGGTTACTAGACGCCATCGATAAATACGTAGGAACGAACTCCCGCCGCTGGGACTCCCCACACTAGACTCGTCATCCCCCATAAAAAAAGAAGCCCTTGCGGGCTTCTCTTGTTTAACGCTTGGAGAATTGCGGGGCGCGGCGAGCCTTTTTGAGACCGTACTTCTTGCGCTCGACCATACGCGGGTCGCGCGTGAGTAGACCGGCCTTCTTTAGCACGGGGCGCGACTCGGGGTCTTGCACGGTTAAGGCGCGGGCGATACCGTGCCGGATGGCGCCGGCTTGCCCGGAGACGCCGCCGCCGTGCACCGTGGCGATGACGTCGTAGTTGCTCACGGTATTGGTTAGGACGAGGGGTTGACGGACGATGAGCTTAAGAGTTTCTAGCCCAAAGTAGCCGTCGATAGGCTTCTCGTTAATGACGATGCTGCCGGAGCCGGGGAGCAAACGCACCCGTGCTACCGCAGTCTTCCTGCGACCTGTTCCGCGAAATTGCACTCTTGCCATTTCCTACCTCCTCCTCTCCTAGCCTCTGATGGTCCATACTTCTGGCTGCTGCGCGGCATGCGGGTGTTCGGGCCCGCGGTAGACTTTCATCTTCTTGCCTTGCGTGCGGCCTAGGGTGTTATGGGGCAACATGCCCTTGACGGCTTTCTCGACCACGAACTCGGGCTTGGTGCGCATCAGCTCCGCATAGGGAGTGGCGCGAAAGCCGCCGGGGTAGCCGGAATGCCGGTAGTATTTCTTCTGTGAAAGTTTCTTGCCTGTCAGTTGCACCTTCTCGGCGTTAACAACGATTACAAAATCGCCAGTGTCAAGGTGCGGCGTAAATTCGGGCTTAGTCTTGCCGCGCAAGATTGCCGCTACTTCGCTGGCAAGGCGTCCGAGCGACTGGTTAGTCGCGTCAACTACCCACCATTTACGTTCTACCTCTCCCGGCTTGGCGATATATGTGCTGCGCATGGGTTCCCTCCTACATGGTTGGATAATAGACAACGCATTCGGGTGGTTCGGGGCTCAATCGAACCACAAAACATTTTATACCGACAAGAGGCACTTGTCAACGGCTGCAAATAAGCAATACTTGGCCGATCTGAGGTAAAAAAACAAAAAGAACCGTCCCTTTTGTTCTCTTTTGTTTCTAATACTCTACCGCGACGAGGTAGAGACCGTGGGCGGGGGCGGTGGTGAAGGCGAGTGGGCGGTGGCCGTGGGCTAAAGCTTGCGCTATGTCGTGCGTGTCGGCGTTGCCTTTGCCGACGGCGACAAGCGCTCCCACCATAATGCGGACCATGTGGTAGAGAAAGCCGCTGCCGCAAAACTCTGCCGCCAGGAGGTCGCCCGAGGGTATAAGCTTGGCCATGTGGATAGTGCGCGTAGTAGAAACTACACTGCTGCCGCTGGCACAAAAAGCCTTAAAGTCGTGCGTGCCCACAAACTTTGCCATCGCTTGCTCCATCTTGCCTACGTCTAACTTTGTGCCCACCCGCCAAGCGCGGTGCCGCCACAGCGGACTTGGCGCGTCACTTAGGCGCAACAAGTACCTATAAACCTTGCCCTTAGCCGAGAACCGCGCGTGAAAGTCCGGCGGAACTTCAGCCGATGAAAGCACTTTCACATCCTCCGGCAGGAGCCGATTTAGGGCAAGGGCTAATCTGTCGGCGGGAATACTTGTCGCGAGCACGAGGCTCGCAACCTGCCCTAAGGCGTGCGCGCCGGCATCCGTGCGTCCCGCGCCTTCTACGCTTACAGCGCCGCCAGTCAGGCGACACAGGGCATCTTCTAGCGTCCCCTGCACCGTGCGCTGCCCGGGTTGAACCTGCCACCCCGCAAAGTCCGTCCCGTCGTACTCTAGCGTCAGCTTTACTTTCATAACGCTAGCCTTATAAGGCTAAGGCTACGGCACTGACTAGTGCAAAACAGAGGGCCGCGTAAGCGTCTAAGCGCGAATACGTAAGCACTTTATACTTCGTTCTGCCCTCGCCGCCCCGGTAGCAGCGCGCCTCCATGGCCATCGCCAATTCGTCTGCCCGCCTAAAGGCTGAAATAAAGAGCGGTATCAGGAGGGGAAGCAAGCTTTTCGCCCGCTTGAAAAGCCCCCCACTCTCGAAATCCGCGCCTCGCGCTAGTTGCGCCTTCATAATCTTTTCGGCTTCTTCGATGAGCGTGGGAATAAAGCGCAGGGCGATGGTCATCATCATAGCCAGTTCGTGGGCCGGCACGCCAAAGCGCTTGAGCGGCCTAAGCGCCATTTCAATGGCATCGGTTAGGGCAATTGGCGAGGTCGTAAGCGTCAGGATAGAGGTCGACAGCACAAGGAGCACCAGACGAAAGGCGAGCAAAAACCCTTGGCTGACGCCGCCAGAGTAGATGCGCACAAACCAAAACGACACGAGCTCCACACCCTCACGGGAAGTAAACACGTGCAGCACCACGGTAAGCGACAGAATCATCAGGATTGGCCGCAGGCCCCTCAGTACCATCCTGACGGGTACCCGCGCAAGCCAAATAACCAGCAGCGACGCTAACGCCAATACCGAGTAGGCTAAGCCTGTCCCCGCAATAAACAGCACAACAATGTAGGCGAAGGACAGCCCTAGTTTTGTGCGCGGGTCGAGGCGATGCACTATGCTTGTCCCGGGCAAATACTGCCCTAGCGTTACATTCCCCAGCATACTCACGCGCCGCCACCTCTCTCGCGCCACGCTGCGACGATAAACCCACGCGCTTCCTCAAGCGTCAGAGCTACCGCCGGCACACCCCAGCCTGCTAGGCGCAAGCGCCGGCATATATCTGTGGCCTGCGGCACGCCAAGACCAATCTTGACGAGGCTCTCCGCCTGACAGAACACCTCGCGCGGCGTCCCGTCATGCAAAATGCCACCCTCATGCATGACTACGATGCGCTTGACCAGGCGCGCCACATCTTCCATACTGTGCGAGACCAAAATCACTGTTATCCCCCGCTCGCGCTGCAGAGCGCTGATGCGGGCTAAGACTTCATCGCGTCCCCTTGGGTCTAGCCCTGCCGTCGGCTCGTCAAGGATCAAGACGCGCGGGCGCATCGCCAAGACACCGGCGATGGCTACCCGCCGTGTCTGTCCACCTGACAACTCAAACGGGCTTCGCTCTTTAATTTCAAGCGGCAAGCCTACGGTTAACAGCGCTTCGTCGACCCGCGCGGCTACTTCGCTTGCGTCTAACCCTAAGTTTAGCGGACCAAAGGCCACATCGGCTGCTACCGTTTCGGCAAACAGCTGATGCTCGGCAAACTGAAACACAAGCCCCACTTCTTGCCGCAGTGCGCGGAGCCGCACGCCCTTGTCGGTGGTGGTAACATCTCCAACAGTCACCGTTCCCTGCGTGGGCTTGATTAAGCCATTTAAGAGCTGTACCAGTGTAGATTTACCTGAGCCCGTCTGCCCGATAATGCCGACAAACTCGCCGTCTGCAATCGACAGGTTAACTCCGCGCAAAGCATGCCGCTCAAATGGTGTGCCGGCGGAGTAGGTAAAGCTTACGTTGTTTAGATATATTGGCATAAGGCATTAACCAGCTCCGCTGTAGTCAAAATACCCTCCGGCAAGGGAAGCCCGCTCTTAACCAGTTCCTTAGCCAATTTAGCTGCCAGAGGCACATCTAAGCCCAGCGACTCTAGAAGCTCCGCTTGGGCAAAAACCTCGGCGGGCGTGCCTATAGTCACTACGCGCCCCTCATCCATGACGATTACGCGGTGAGCGAGCACCGCTTCATCCATATGGTGTGTAATGAGCACGGTCGTCATTTTGGCGGTCCGCTGAAGTGCCAGGATGGTCTCAATTACTTCGCCCCGCCCCACGGGGTCTAACATAGCGGTAGCCTCATCTAGAACTAGGAGCTTAGGATGCATGGCCAAAACACCGGCAATCGCCACGCGCTGTTTCTGTCCACCCGACAGCAAGTGCGGCGCGTGGCGGCGATAGGGCAGCATGTTGACCTTGGTTAGGGCCGCTTCTACCCTTGCGGCGATAGCTGGCGTGGGTACGCCGAGATTCTCCGGCCCGAATGCTACATCCTCATCAATGACTGTGGCCACAATTTGGTTGTCAGGATTCTGAAAGACCATGCCGACAGCCTGTCTGATCTGCCATAGTAGCCCCGCGTCCCGCGTGTCCATGCCCATGACCAAGACGCTTCCTGCCGTGGGCAGCAAGATAGCGTTTAGGTGCTTGGCGAGGGTCGACTTGCCGGAGCCGTTGCGCCCGATAATCGCGACAAACTCTCCCTCGCTGATACTGATGTCTACCCCGTCGAGCGCGACGGTGTCGCCTTCGTGCCCGCGGTAGACGTGGTGAAGACCCTTAACTTCAATAATGGCTACATCACCCCCACCCAGAGCATACACTCTAAAAAAGAAAGCCGGTGGGGGTTAGTCCACCAGCTCAATAATCGCCTGCGGTGCGGAGTCGCCGCGCCGCACGTCGGTCTTCATGATGCGGGTGTACCCACCCTCGCGTGATGTGTATTTGGGTGCTATCTCCGCGAATAGCTTCGTCACTACGTCTTCGTCAAACAGATAGCTTAGCGCTTGGCGCCTAGCATGCAAATCGCCGCGTTTTCCAAGCGTGATGAGCTTCTCGCTAATGCGCTGCACTTCTTTCGCGCGCTGCTCCGTAGTTTCCATGCGCCCCTGGCGCAAAAACGCCGTCGCTAGGTTGCGCAACAGGGCACGCCGATGGTTAGTGCGGCGCCCTAGTTTGCTGTGTGACATATGCTCACTCCTACTCTTCGCTCTTCTTGAGGTAGAGCCCTAAGTCAGCTAGTTTGTGCTGTACTTCCTCGAGCGATTTCTTGCCAAGATTCCTAACCTTCATCATCTCGTCTTCGGTCTTGTCTACGAGGTCTTGTACGGTATTTATGCCGGCGCGCTTTAGGCAGTTAAACGAGCGCACGGATAGGTCAAGCTCCTCGATGGTCATCTCGTGCAGCCTCTCCCGCGGGTTGTCGCCGCGGTCGGCTAGCGTCTTTGTGGACTCCGCCTTTTCCGTTAGGGACACAAACAGGCGCAAATGGTCGCTCATAATCTTGGCCCCGATGCTGATGGCCTCTTCCGGGGTAAGACTGCCGTCGGTCCATACCTCAAGCGTCAGTCTGTCGTAATTGGTGTGCTGTCCGACGCGCGTGTTTTCCACCGTGTAGTTAACCCGCGTCACCGGTGTAAATACCGAGTCCATGGGAATGACCCCAATAGGCTGGTGCTGCTTCTTGTTGCGCTCGGCGGAAACATACCCGCGTCCGTGCGCGACAGTTATCTCGGCAAAGAAACGCGCATCCTCGTCGAGCTTCGCAATTACCAGTGAAGGGTTGAGAATCTCGACATCGGCGTCAGCCAAAATGTCTGCAGCCGTCACTACTCCCTCACCTGTCTTGGTGATGCGCAGCAGCTTCTCTCCAGTGCCGTGCAGGCGAAGCCGGAGCGACTTTAGGTTCAACACTATCTCGGTCGTGTCTTCGACAACGCCCGGGATAGTCGAGAACTCGTGCAATACCCCTTCGAGCTTAACAGATGTGACAGCGGCTCCGGGTAACGAAGAAAGTAGGATGCGACGCAATGCGTTACCCAAAGTCGTGCCGTAACCGCGCTGCAAGGGCTCAACGATAAACTTGCCATAGCTTGGCGTAGCCTCTACGCGATGCACTCGCGGTACTTCCATGGCTAACTCCAACATATAGGCGATTCCCCTCCTTACCTTCCCATTAACGCTTTGGTCAAAGCTCGGGGCGCCTTATCTCGAATACTTTTCGACGATCAAGTGCTCGCGGACCGGGATGTCAATGTCTTCGCGCTTAGGCAGTCCGACGATAGTTGCACGTGCCGCGTTTAGTTCTACAGAAATCCAAGGAACCACTCTCCGACCGCGCATGGATTCGGCATACTCCTGAAATAGTGGAACAGACAAGCTCTTGGTGGCGACCGCAATAACATCGCCCTCTTTTACGAGGTAGGACGGGATGTTAACGCGTTGCCCGTTCACTGTAAAGTGACCGTGACGCACCAATTGGCGTCCCTGATTGCGCGATGCGGCAAACCCTGCCCGCGTAACTACGTTGTCTAGCCTAAGCTCAAGGAGCTGGAGCAGGCGCTCGCCGGTTACGCCTTTCTCGCGCGCGGCCTTAGCGAAGTAACGACGG containing:
- the cwlD gene encoding N-acetylmuramoyl-L-alanine amidase CwlD, encoding MVRRLTVLLIALLVLVGPLAVVRQLDVRVTSAQPLAGQTIAIDPGHGGVDPGALGPQGVHEKDIVLAIALKLRELLEASGATVVMTREIDTDLSDANLGHQYSRRKRQDLSRRVALINASRASLLVSVHLNSMAARRWYGAQVFFAAESSESKRLAVTIQESLRETLQNTTRLAAAGDYYILEKTACPAVIVEAGFISNPEEARLLQTEHYQARVALAIYRGIARFVAR
- a CDS encoding HigA family addiction module antidote protein encodes the protein MVERMSGLSREFIIHPGETLKEILEDRHMTQRELALRTGVKEPHVSGIVNCKKPISASFAKKLEYALGIDAMFWVNLQANYDKELADYEEYNQISGKETAVLQVLATVTTWAKEEGLLADDVQGPALVIEWRKLLNVSNLERLSELSQVGAYRLATVEKVDPYILLAWLKVCDVLMGREHVHHALDLSMLRQRLPMIRMLTFEDIDTIRFKLKHYFAECGIKFAIVKHIPGAPVHGVITRNKDDTLSLVMTVRRKYADIFWFTLFHEIGHILNGDITDRLVDFETASTEVERRANEFAADVLIDPEKYSAFVAASELDLPHIRQFCAKQSIPPYILIGRLQRDKYLTYTQYASEKVRYHLDL
- a CDS encoding metal-sensing transcriptional repressor; translated protein: MSQHPHPQSKNVINRLARIAGHAEAVKRMAEEGRECSELLVQISAVISALNSVGKVVLEDHISHCLIDGGNPEQREMLNGLLDAIDKYVGTNSRRWDSPH
- the rpsI gene encoding 30S ribosomal protein S9, whose amino-acid sequence is MARVQFRGTGRRKTAVARVRLLPGSGSIVINEKPIDGYFGLETLKLIVRQPLVLTNTVSNYDVIATVHGGGVSGQAGAIRHGIARALTVQDPESRPVLKKAGLLTRDPRMVERKKYGLKKARRAPQFSKR
- the rplM gene encoding 50S ribosomal protein L13, encoding MRSTYIAKPGEVERKWWVVDATNQSLGRLASEVAAILRGKTKPEFTPHLDTGDFVIVVNAEKVQLTGKKLSQKKYYRHSGYPGGFRATPYAELMRTKPEFVVEKAVKGMLPHNTLGRTQGKKMKVYRGPEHPHAAQQPEVWTIRG
- the truA gene encoding tRNA pseudouridine(38-40) synthase TruA, producing the protein MKVKLTLEYDGTDFAGWQVQPGQRTVQGTLEDALCRLTGGAVSVEGAGRTDAGAHALGQVASLVLATSIPADRLALALNRLLPEDVKVLSSAEVPPDFHARFSAKGKVYRYLLRLSDAPSPLWRHRAWRVGTKLDVGKMEQAMAKFVGTHDFKAFCASGSSVVSTTRTIHMAKLIPSGDLLAAEFCGSGFLYHMVRIMVGALVAVGKGNADTHDIAQALAHGHRPLAFTTAPAHGLYLVAVEY
- a CDS encoding energy-coupling factor transporter transmembrane protein EcfT — protein: MLGNVTLGQYLPGTSIVHRLDPRTKLGLSFAYIVVLFIAGTGLAYSVLALASLLVIWLARVPVRMVLRGLRPILMILSLTVVLHVFTSREGVELVSFWFVRIYSGGVSQGFLLAFRLVLLVLSTSILTLTTSPIALTDAIEMALRPLKRFGVPAHELAMMMTIALRFIPTLIEEAEKIMKAQLARGADFESGGLFKRAKSLLPLLIPLFISAFRRADELAMAMEARCYRGGEGRTKYKVLTYSRLDAYAALCFALVSAVALAL
- a CDS encoding energy-coupling factor transporter ATPase; translation: MPIYLNNVSFTYSAGTPFERHALRGVNLSIADGEFVGIIGQTGSGKSTLVQLLNGLIKPTQGTVTVGDVTTTDKGVRLRALRQEVGLVFQFAEHQLFAETVAADVAFGPLNLGLDASEVAARVDEALLTVGLPLEIKERSPFELSGGQTRRVAIAGVLAMRPRVLILDEPTAGLDPRGRDEVLARISALQRERGITVILVSHSMEDVARLVKRIVVMHEGGILHDGTPREVFCQAESLVKIGLGVPQATDICRRLRLAGWGVPAVALTLEEARGFIVAAWRERGGGA
- a CDS encoding energy-coupling factor transporter ATPase; translated protein: MIEVKGLHHVYRGHEGDTVALDGVDISISEGEFVAIIGRNGSGKSTLAKHLNAILLPTAGSVLVMGMDTRDAGLLWQIRQAVGMVFQNPDNQIVATVIDEDVAFGPENLGVPTPAIAARVEAALTKVNMLPYRRHAPHLLSGGQKQRVAIAGVLAMHPKLLVLDEATAMLDPVGRGEVIETILALQRTAKMTTVLITHHMDEAVLAHRVIVMDEGRVVTIGTPAEVFAQAELLESLGLDVPLAAKLAKELVKSGLPLPEGILTTAELVNALCQYI
- the rplQ gene encoding 50S ribosomal protein L17, translated to MSHSKLGRRTNHRRALLRNLATAFLRQGRMETTEQRAKEVQRISEKLITLGKRGDLHARRQALSYLFDEDVVTKLFAEIAPKYTSREGGYTRIMKTDVRRGDSAPQAIIELVD
- a CDS encoding DNA-directed RNA polymerase subunit alpha, with the translated sequence MLELAMEVPRVHRVEATPSYGKFIVEPLQRGYGTTLGNALRRILLSSLPGAAVTSVKLEGVLHEFSTIPGVVEDTTEIVLNLKSLRLRLHGTGEKLLRITKTGEGVVTAADILADADVEILNPSLVIAKLDEDARFFAEITVAHGRGYVSAERNKKQHQPIGVIPMDSVFTPVTRVNYTVENTRVGQHTNYDRLTLEVWTDGSLTPEEAISIGAKIMSDHLRLFVSLTEKAESTKTLADRGDNPRERLHEMTIEELDLSVRSFNCLKRAGINTVQDLVDKTEDEMMKVRNLGKKSLEEVQHKLADLGLYLKKSEE
- the rpsD gene encoding 30S ribosomal protein S4 codes for the protein MARYTGPVCRLCRREGIKLFLKGTRCYSGKCAIDRRSYAPGQHGQGRKKATEYGLQLREKQKARRIYGVLERQFRRYFAKAAREKGVTGERLLQLLELRLDNVVTRAGFAASRNQGRQLVRHGHFTVNGQRVNIPSYLVKEGDVIAVATKSLSVPLFQEYAESMRGRRVVPWISVELNAARATIVGLPKREDIDIPVREHLIVEKYSR